In a single window of the Paenibacillus sp. MMS20-IR301 genome:
- a CDS encoding DUF1858 domain-containing protein: protein MDKLLRLDETIFDLVGRHPEVIEIMVELGFRDIAKPGMLQTAGRFMTLSKGMKLKKIELETVRLAFEQQGFKIIE, encoded by the coding sequence ATGGACAAATTGCTAAGGCTTGATGAGACTATATTTGATCTGGTAGGCAGGCATCCGGAAGTCATTGAGATTATGGTTGAGCTCGGGTTCCGCGATATTGCGAAGCCGGGAATGCTGCAGACGGCAGGCAGGTTCATGACGTTATCCAAGGGTATGAAGCTGAAGAAAATAGAGCTCGAAACCGTACGGCTGGCCTTTGAGCAGCAGGGTTTCAAGATTATAGAATAG
- the yvcK gene encoding uridine diphosphate-N-acetylglucosamine-binding protein YvcK, translating to MGGGTGLSVMLRGLKEKPLDITAIVTVADDGGSSGILRSELQMPPPGDIRNVLTAMADVEPLMAQIMKYRFSTGEGLAGHSLGNLILAALTDISGDFVTAVRELSRLFAVRGRVLPAAGEAVVLHAEMADGTLVTGESKIPEAGKVIKRVFLEPADVEPLPEALEAIKHADAILLGPGSLYTSILPNLLVPKLAEAVVASNAIKIFVCNVMTQPGETDNYTVSDHLQAVYDHIGLHLFDYVIVNDGEIPEQVQLKYAEKGARPVQLDRDAIDGNGYKVIADKLVLFKTYLRHDTDKLSHHIYQLVQDWINRI from the coding sequence ATGGGCGGCGGCACCGGGCTGTCTGTTATGCTTCGGGGATTGAAAGAGAAGCCGCTTGATATTACGGCAATTGTAACTGTCGCCGATGACGGAGGCAGCTCCGGAATTCTGCGCAGTGAGCTGCAGATGCCGCCTCCAGGCGATATCCGCAACGTGCTGACAGCTATGGCCGATGTCGAGCCGCTGATGGCGCAGATTATGAAGTACCGCTTCAGTACCGGAGAGGGCCTTGCCGGGCATAGTCTCGGCAATCTCATTTTGGCAGCGCTGACAGACATTTCCGGAGACTTCGTTACCGCTGTCAGAGAGCTGAGCCGGCTCTTTGCCGTCCGCGGCCGGGTCCTGCCCGCTGCAGGCGAAGCTGTTGTGCTGCATGCGGAGATGGCGGATGGCACACTGGTAACCGGGGAATCCAAAATTCCCGAAGCCGGCAAAGTCATCAAACGCGTGTTCCTGGAGCCTGCCGATGTAGAACCGCTGCCGGAGGCGCTGGAGGCCATAAAGCATGCCGATGCCATCCTGCTAGGTCCGGGCAGCCTCTATACCAGTATCCTGCCGAATCTGCTGGTGCCGAAGCTGGCGGAGGCGGTTGTGGCTTCGAATGCCATTAAGATCTTTGTATGTAATGTAATGACCCAGCCCGGGGAGACCGATAATTATACAGTCAGTGATCATCTTCAGGCGGTATATGACCATATCGGGCTGCATCTGTTCGATTATGTGATTGTAAACGATGGAGAAATCCCGGAGCAGGTTCAGCTGAAATATGCCGAGAAGGGTGCGCGTCCGGTACAGCTTGACCGTGATGCCATTGACGGCAACGGGTATAAGGTGATTGCCGACAAGCTGGTATTATTCAAAACCTATTTGAGGCATGATACAGATAAACTAAGTCATCATATTTACCAGCTTGTACAGGATTGGATTAACAGAATTTGA
- a CDS encoding ROK family glucokinase, whose product MSEHIYVGVDLGGTTIKVGICNAEGSLLHTYEGPTGTADGVDAVIDNIEKYVRQIVEDSPYSWEQLAGVGAGLAGFTNIREGIIILAPNIGFRDVPIRSILEGRLNKPVKIDNDANVAALGEAWSGAGRGIENCVCYTLGTGVGGGIIINGKVYQGFAGLAGELGHISVVPDLEAIQCGCGNMGCLETVSSATGIIRMANDAVARGDRTSLSTVEKIAAKEVFDAAKAGDEVALRIVNRAAFYLGKSMASVAAVLNPEVFIVGGGVSKAGDILFDEVRRVFAKLTPAPLQTGVTIVPAELGNDAGIIGAAGLLLRS is encoded by the coding sequence ATGTCTGAACATATCTACGTTGGCGTGGATTTAGGTGGAACCACGATTAAGGTTGGAATCTGCAATGCCGAGGGAAGCCTGCTGCACACTTACGAAGGTCCAACAGGGACCGCAGACGGCGTCGATGCTGTCATCGATAATATCGAGAAGTATGTGCGTCAGATTGTGGAAGACTCTCCGTACTCCTGGGAACAGCTTGCCGGTGTGGGAGCGGGACTTGCCGGGTTTACGAATATTCGTGAAGGTATCATCATCCTTGCGCCTAACATAGGATTTAGAGATGTGCCGATCCGTTCCATTCTGGAAGGTCGTTTGAACAAGCCTGTCAAAATAGACAATGACGCCAATGTGGCTGCGCTGGGCGAGGCTTGGAGCGGTGCGGGACGCGGAATTGAGAACTGTGTCTGCTATACGCTGGGAACCGGTGTAGGCGGCGGAATTATTATTAACGGCAAGGTGTACCAAGGCTTCGCCGGCCTGGCCGGAGAGCTTGGCCATATCTCGGTAGTGCCCGATCTGGAAGCGATCCAGTGCGGCTGCGGGAACATGGGCTGTTTGGAAACCGTTTCCTCTGCGACAGGCATTATCCGCATGGCAAACGATGCAGTAGCCCGCGGTGACCGTACCTCCCTGTCTACAGTTGAGAAGATTGCTGCCAAGGAAGTATTTGATGCGGCTAAGGCAGGAGATGAAGTGGCGCTGCGCATTGTGAACCGTGCGGCCTTCTATCTCGGCAAATCCATGGCTTCCGTAGCTGCAGTACTGAACCCTGAAGTGTTTATTGTAGGTGGAGGCGTCTCCAAAGCCGGCGATATTCTGTTTGATGAAGTCCGCCGCGTATTCGCTAAGCTGACACCAGCACCGCTGCAGACAGGAGTAACCATTGTTCCTGCAGAGCTTGGTAATGATGCCGGTATTATTGGTGCAGCAGGCCTGTTGCTTCGTTCTTAA
- the rapZ gene encoding RNase adapter RapZ — protein MTEVEQSSPGHATLIIITGMSGAGKTIAVQSLEDLGFFCVDNLPPVLIPKFAELIEQSKGKIAKVALVIDLRGREFFTALSESLTYIKDESATRCEILFLDATDSVLVQRYKESRRHHPLAPQGMPLDGIRMERQMLEELKNSATLCLDTSSMKPAQLKEKIVTRFSHLGKSTLSVNITSFGFKYGIPIDADLVFDVRFLPNPHYVDQLRPKTGQDNDVYDYVMKWPETQTFLTKLLDMLQFLIPQYRKEGKSQIIIGIGCTGGKHRSVAIAEYLGKMLGVSETESVAVSHRDSERDRH, from the coding sequence ATGACCGAAGTTGAGCAGTCATCGCCCGGCCATGCCACCCTGATTATCATTACCGGCATGTCGGGTGCAGGCAAGACCATTGCCGTGCAGAGCCTGGAGGATCTCGGGTTCTTCTGCGTCGATAATCTTCCGCCTGTGCTTATCCCGAAGTTCGCTGAACTGATTGAGCAGTCCAAAGGTAAAATCGCCAAGGTGGCGCTCGTCATTGATCTGCGCGGACGTGAATTCTTCACCGCGCTGTCGGAATCGCTGACCTACATCAAGGACGAGTCCGCCACCCGCTGTGAGATTCTTTTCCTCGATGCCACCGATTCAGTGCTGGTGCAGCGCTACAAGGAGAGCCGCCGGCATCATCCGCTTGCCCCTCAGGGCATGCCGCTTGACGGAATCCGGATGGAGCGCCAGATGCTGGAGGAGCTGAAGAACTCGGCTACCCTGTGCCTGGATACCAGCAGTATGAAACCGGCGCAGCTGAAAGAAAAGATCGTAACCCGCTTTTCCCATCTGGGAAAAAGCACCCTCTCTGTGAACATCACCTCATTCGGATTCAAGTATGGGATTCCGATTGATGCTGACCTGGTGTTCGATGTCCGCTTCCTGCCTAATCCGCATTATGTGGATCAGCTGCGGCCTAAGACAGGCCAAGACAACGATGTGTACGACTATGTGATGAAATGGCCTGAGACGCAGACGTTCCTGACCAAGCTGCTAGACATGCTTCAATTTCTTATTCCGCAGTACCGTAAAGAAGGCAAGTCCCAGATCATTATCGGCATTGGCTGTACCGGCGGCAAACACCGCTCTGTGGCCATTGCTGAGTATCTGGGCAAAATGCTTGGGGTGAGCGAGACGGAATCGGTAGCAGTCAGCCATCGGGATTCCGAACGTGACCGGCATTGA
- a CDS encoding SIMPL domain-containing protein, producing the protein MKQWGKSLGAILLAGSLIIGGMGLSGVFKGPEKAYAADESQKNIVSVIGKGELSIKPDIVYLSIGVNTTADTAQEAQKGTAAKITKLTALLKTTWGIADKDIQSTQFYVQPNYVYSEKDGQQVKGYNAQHTLQVAYRDLTKVGQLLDAASAAGANNIGNAQFAIEDPSAFEAQVIEKAMQNADVKAAAIAKAAKRGLGLVVTVIQNDTGNYPVAYAEGAKMLNATADMAGSSSVEPGEVKVSTQLSVTYELK; encoded by the coding sequence ATGAAACAATGGGGTAAATCACTTGGAGCAATACTGCTGGCAGGAAGCTTGATTATTGGAGGAATGGGGCTGAGCGGAGTGTTTAAAGGTCCTGAAAAGGCTTACGCCGCCGACGAGTCACAGAAGAATATTGTGAGTGTAATTGGTAAAGGTGAGCTCTCCATCAAGCCGGATATCGTCTATCTCTCCATCGGGGTGAATACTACTGCCGATACGGCGCAAGAGGCGCAGAAGGGGACTGCAGCGAAGATTACGAAGCTGACTGCACTGCTGAAGACGACTTGGGGAATCGCAGACAAGGATATTCAGAGCACCCAGTTCTACGTGCAGCCGAATTATGTATACAGCGAGAAGGATGGCCAGCAGGTGAAAGGCTACAACGCCCAGCATACCCTGCAGGTTGCCTACCGTGACCTGACTAAGGTCGGACAGCTGCTTGATGCTGCATCGGCTGCAGGAGCGAACAATATCGGCAACGCACAGTTTGCCATTGAGGACCCGTCCGCTTTTGAAGCACAGGTTATCGAGAAGGCTATGCAGAATGCGGATGTAAAAGCGGCAGCCATTGCTAAAGCAGCTAAGCGCGGACTTGGCCTGGTGGTAACTGTAATTCAGAATGACACCGGAAATTATCCGGTAGCGTATGCTGAAGGTGCAAAAATGCTTAATGCTACAGCGGACATGGCCGGATCAAGCTCCGTTGAACCGGGAGAAGTCAAAGTCAGCACTCAGCTGAGCGTAACGTATGAACTGAAATAA
- a CDS encoding DUF438 domain-containing protein, with protein MSELINNREVDVPEQTRRQAMLKEIIKELHAGKSVEEVKARFAEAVGDVTVAEISAMEHSLMTEEGIPVEEVQRLCSVHTAIFKGSIEQIHRSAQPEEQPGHPVHTFKLENREIERLVNFRLELHADKFKKTQSEEIIFKLLEDLSLLLDLDKHYSRKENLLFPYLERYGIYGPTKVMWGVDDGIRNMIKEAKKALSDYNGDAEHIAASLSEIIKEVNEMIFKEENILLPMALDKLTEDEWVKIARESEEIGFCLAAPEREWVPARAAEPEGADIKAEDEGASPQGFIRFETGLLSLHQLETLMNHLPVDLTFIDENDVVRYFSHGKERIFARTKAVIGRTVQNCHPPQSVHVVEKLLEDFKAGVKDAEDFWINIKDKFIYIRYFAVRDENGRYMGTLEFTQNIAPIRALEGQKRILSE; from the coding sequence ATGAGTGAATTAATCAACAACCGTGAAGTAGATGTTCCTGAGCAGACACGCCGCCAGGCGATGCTGAAGGAGATCATTAAGGAGCTGCATGCTGGGAAAAGTGTAGAGGAGGTTAAGGCGCGTTTTGCTGAAGCGGTCGGTGATGTAACCGTAGCGGAGATTTCAGCCATGGAGCACTCCCTAATGACTGAAGAGGGGATTCCGGTCGAGGAAGTGCAGCGTCTATGCTCTGTGCACACAGCGATCTTCAAAGGCTCTATTGAGCAGATTCACCGTTCGGCACAGCCGGAAGAGCAGCCGGGCCATCCTGTGCATACCTTCAAGCTGGAGAACCGCGAAATTGAGCGGCTGGTTAACTTCCGACTGGAGCTGCACGCAGATAAATTCAAGAAAACCCAGAGCGAGGAAATCATCTTCAAGCTGCTGGAGGATCTGAGTCTGCTGCTGGATCTCGACAAGCATTACAGCCGCAAGGAGAACCTGCTGTTCCCTTATCTGGAGCGTTACGGCATCTACGGTCCTACCAAAGTAATGTGGGGCGTGGATGACGGTATCCGCAATATGATCAAGGAAGCGAAGAAGGCGCTTAGTGACTATAACGGGGATGCTGAACATATTGCAGCTTCGCTCAGCGAGATTATTAAGGAAGTTAACGAGATGATCTTTAAGGAAGAGAATATTCTGCTGCCGATGGCGCTGGATAAGCTGACTGAAGATGAATGGGTCAAAATCGCCCGCGAAAGCGAGGAGATCGGCTTCTGCCTGGCAGCTCCGGAACGGGAATGGGTGCCAGCGCGTGCCGCTGAACCGGAAGGTGCCGATATTAAGGCTGAAGATGAAGGTGCTTCGCCGCAGGGCTTCATCCGCTTCGAGACCGGGCTGCTGTCGCTTCATCAGCTGGAGACCTTGATGAACCACCTGCCGGTTGACCTGACCTTTATTGATGAGAATGATGTAGTCCGTTATTTCTCACACGGGAAGGAACGGATCTTCGCCCGGACCAAGGCTGTCATCGGCCGCACTGTACAGAACTGCCATCCGCCGCAAAGCGTGCATGTGGTGGAGAAGCTGCTCGAGGATTTCAAGGCCGGCGTTAAGGATGCCGAGGATTTCTGGATTAACATCAAAGACAAATTTATCTATATCCGCTACTTTGCCGTACGTGATGAGAACGGCCGTTATATGGGTACACTTGAATTCACCCAGAATATCGCTCCGATCCGTGCACTCGAGGGCCAGAAGCGTATTTTGTCGGAATAG
- the whiA gene encoding DNA-binding protein WhiA produces the protein MSFAALTKKELTMVESQPCCEKAEMSALIRMNGSVQLSSKKVVLDISTENAAIARRVYSLLKKYYQVHIELLVRKKMRLKKNNVYIVRIPNQVQEILKDLRIVSEGFIFTDGIDEEIVGKNCCKRAYLRGAFMAGGSVNNPEGSSYHLEIASMYEEHCKALVALAGEFHLNARCIERKKGFILYIKEGEKIIEFLSLIGAHQALFKFEDVRIMRDMRNSVNRIVNCETANLNKTIGAAVRQIENIKLLQREVGLESLPDKLREVAEIRLAHPDINLKEVGDMLGGTVSKSGVNHRLRKIDELADKVRGG, from the coding sequence TTGTCTTTTGCGGCCCTTACCAAGAAAGAGCTGACGATGGTGGAGAGCCAGCCCTGCTGTGAGAAAGCCGAAATGTCGGCGCTGATCCGCATGAACGGTTCGGTGCAGCTTTCAAGCAAAAAGGTGGTCCTCGACATTTCGACGGAGAACGCCGCGATTGCAAGGCGGGTATATTCTTTGCTTAAGAAATATTACCAGGTCCATATCGAGCTGCTCGTGCGTAAAAAAATGCGTTTGAAGAAGAATAATGTCTATATCGTAAGAATCCCTAACCAGGTCCAGGAGATTCTGAAGGATCTGCGGATTGTTTCGGAAGGCTTCATCTTTACCGACGGGATTGATGAAGAAATTGTCGGGAAGAACTGCTGCAAACGCGCTTATCTGCGCGGGGCCTTCATGGCTGGCGGTTCAGTCAATAATCCGGAGGGTTCCTCTTATCACCTGGAGATCGCTTCGATGTACGAGGAGCACTGCAAGGCGCTTGTTGCGCTGGCTGGTGAATTTCACCTGAATGCCCGCTGCATAGAACGCAAAAAAGGCTTCATCCTATACATCAAGGAAGGCGAGAAGATTATTGAGTTTCTCAGCTTGATCGGAGCCCACCAGGCGCTGTTCAAATTCGAGGATGTGCGGATTATGCGTGATATGCGCAACTCCGTCAACCGGATCGTCAACTGCGAAACCGCCAACCTGAACAAGACGATCGGTGCTGCGGTCCGGCAGATTGAGAACATCAAGCTGCTGCAGCGCGAGGTGGGACTGGAGAGCCTGCCGGACAAACTCCGTGAGGTTGCGGAAATCAGACTGGCCCATCCCGATATCAACCTGAAGGAAGTCGGGGATATGCTGGGCGGGACTGTCAGTAAATCAGGCGTAAACCACCGGTTGCGTAAAATTGATGAGCTGGCAGACAAAGTGCGGGGCGGCTGA
- a CDS encoding tetratricopeptide repeat protein, whose translation MIERTSENAAEDNNVIPVTLDANFFFERAVRSLDRFQYDKALKNFRKAVEYEPDNPVNHCNMAGILSEMGNYTASNEILTHVLEKIDPAMTECHFYMANNFANMESFEEAERSLITYLEEDASGEFMAESEELMELLQYELNRPAPLVRIRSREGVVEHDRARSMLEEGKFPQAVQLLEEIIANTPDFLAAHNNLALAYFYMGRFAKAKDCLDEVLRQDPGNLHALCNMAIFLQYAGDKVQLEHLLGMLEATVPFHQEHVFKMATTMGILGRHTAAYSHFRRLLKDEEVAGDAGLYHYCAAAASNSGLYTEALRCWRQAAKLDPASAVPAFFLSQLQQARSEDKAMPAVSYNYQLPFQEQLKQWKGNPARFTEEVRSNPLLRASFFWALRYGDASTKLQVTEALRWIEDEEISGVLRGILEQEPLQEDRLQEAALLSLQRLIGDGLDEPAGPGGEQEPAAAGFKGPPEWREDWQRIIDHTAAMMDRRGEAAMKQDAEYIWKQFIARLYPDVPLFRNDGGWCAALDYLTAKLHGHPVTFREAAQRYGVSVSMVSRYARRIDSECDIQDMLPGTGSLSPSTNNI comes from the coding sequence ATGATTGAGAGAACTTCAGAGAATGCCGCGGAGGACAATAATGTAATTCCGGTAACTCTGGATGCCAATTTTTTCTTTGAAAGAGCCGTACGGTCGCTGGACCGCTTTCAATATGATAAGGCATTAAAGAATTTTCGCAAAGCTGTTGAATATGAACCGGACAATCCGGTGAATCATTGTAATATGGCGGGTATATTATCTGAGATGGGGAATTACACCGCATCCAACGAGATTCTGACCCATGTCCTGGAGAAGATTGATCCGGCAATGACGGAATGCCATTTCTACATGGCTAATAACTTCGCCAATATGGAAAGCTTTGAAGAGGCGGAGCGTTCGCTGATTACTTATCTGGAGGAGGACGCGAGCGGCGAGTTCATGGCAGAGTCTGAAGAACTGATGGAGCTGCTGCAGTATGAGCTGAACCGTCCTGCCCCGCTTGTGCGGATCCGCAGCCGTGAAGGCGTGGTCGAGCATGACCGGGCCCGCAGCATGCTTGAGGAAGGCAAGTTTCCGCAGGCGGTTCAGCTGCTGGAGGAGATTATTGCGAACACCCCGGACTTTCTCGCTGCGCACAACAATCTGGCGCTTGCCTACTTCTATATGGGCCGGTTTGCCAAAGCAAAGGATTGTCTGGACGAAGTGCTGAGACAGGACCCCGGCAATCTGCATGCGCTCTGCAATATGGCGATTTTCCTGCAGTATGCAGGAGACAAAGTGCAGCTTGAACATTTGCTGGGGATGCTGGAGGCGACTGTGCCCTTCCATCAGGAGCATGTGTTCAAAATGGCGACTACGATGGGCATCCTGGGCAGACACACCGCGGCTTACAGCCACTTCCGGCGTCTGCTGAAGGATGAGGAGGTGGCCGGTGATGCCGGGCTGTATCATTACTGTGCAGCAGCAGCCAGCAATAGCGGGCTCTACACTGAGGCGCTCCGCTGCTGGCGGCAGGCGGCTAAGCTGGATCCGGCTTCTGCAGTCCCGGCCTTCTTCCTCTCCCAGCTCCAGCAGGCACGCAGTGAGGACAAAGCGATGCCGGCAGTCAGCTACAACTATCAGCTGCCCTTTCAGGAGCAGCTTAAGCAGTGGAAGGGCAACCCGGCCCGGTTCACTGAAGAGGTGCGGAGCAACCCGCTTCTGCGGGCCTCCTTCTTCTGGGCGCTGCGTTACGGGGATGCCTCCACGAAGCTGCAGGTGACCGAGGCGCTCCGCTGGATTGAGGATGAGGAGATATCCGGAGTCCTGCGCGGTATTCTGGAGCAGGAGCCGCTGCAGGAGGACCGGCTGCAGGAAGCAGCACTGCTGAGCCTGCAGCGGCTGATCGGGGATGGCCTGGATGAACCGGCCGGCCCCGGTGGAGAGCAGGAGCCGGCGGCTGCCGGATTCAAGGGTCCGCCCGAATGGCGTGAGGACTGGCAGCGGATTATCGACCATACGGCAGCCATGATGGACCGCAGAGGGGAGGCTGCCATGAAGCAGGATGCAGAGTACATCTGGAAGCAGTTCATCGCCAGGCTATATCCCGATGTGCCGTTATTCCGCAATGACGGAGGCTGGTGTGCAGCCCTGGACTATCTTACGGCGAAGCTGCACGGGCACCCGGTTACGTTCCGTGAGGCTGCACAGCGTTACGGGGTCTCTGTCTCTATGGTAAGCCGGTATGCCCGGCGGATTGACAGCGAATGTGACATCCAGGATATGCTGCCGGGAACGGGCAGCCTGTCGCCGTCCACCAACAATATTTAG
- a CDS encoding HPr family phosphocarrier protein: MTKHPVVVRLKTGLHARPAALFVQEANKFSSEIFVEKDDKKVNAKSIMGIMSLAISSGTEIYISADGADAEQAVTALTSLVSKEELENQ, encoded by the coding sequence ATGACAAAGCACCCGGTAGTTGTCCGGTTGAAGACGGGGCTCCATGCTCGGCCGGCAGCATTGTTTGTGCAGGAAGCTAATAAGTTTTCGTCGGAGATTTTCGTGGAAAAAGACGATAAAAAAGTTAACGCCAAGAGCATCATGGGCATTATGAGCCTTGCGATCAGTTCCGGTACGGAGATTTATATCAGCGCTGACGGCGCGGATGCGGAACAAGCTGTAACCGCTTTGACAAGTCTTGTAAGCAAGGAAGAGCTTGAGAACCAATAA
- the trxB gene encoding thioredoxin-disulfide reductase: MYKTIVIGTGPAGLTAAIYLARANLSPLVIEGLQPGGQLTTTTEVENFPGFPEGIMGPDLMDNMRKQAERFGAEFKNGWVESVDFSRRPFKVTVDGLGVLEAESVIISTGASARYLGIPGEQENVGRGVSTCATCDGFFFRNKKIVVVGGGDSAMEEASFLTRFASSVTLVHRRPELRASKIMQDRARDNSKVSWALNRTPVEVTIGDTGVKGLTVLNNETGLQELVEADGVFVAIGHTPNTAFLGGQITTDANGYIVVNPGTTETNIPGVFACGDVQDTRYRQAISAAGTGCMAAMDAEKFLEGTMVHDWSESLDK, encoded by the coding sequence ATGTACAAAACGATTGTAATCGGAACCGGCCCGGCCGGGCTGACTGCCGCGATTTATTTGGCGCGTGCCAATCTCAGCCCGCTGGTCATTGAAGGCTTGCAGCCGGGAGGACAGCTGACAACGACGACAGAAGTAGAGAACTTTCCAGGCTTCCCTGAAGGCATTATGGGCCCTGATCTGATGGATAACATGCGGAAGCAGGCGGAACGCTTCGGCGCCGAGTTCAAGAACGGCTGGGTGGAATCCGTTGATTTCTCCCGGCGTCCGTTCAAAGTGACTGTAGATGGTCTGGGCGTATTAGAGGCCGAGTCGGTCATCATCTCAACCGGCGCCTCTGCCCGGTACCTGGGCATTCCCGGAGAGCAGGAGAATGTGGGCCGCGGGGTCAGCACGTGTGCAACCTGTGACGGCTTCTTCTTCCGGAACAAGAAGATTGTTGTGGTCGGTGGCGGTGATTCCGCGATGGAGGAAGCCAGCTTCCTGACCCGCTTCGCTTCCAGCGTTACGCTGGTCCACCGCCGTCCGGAGCTGCGGGCTTCGAAGATCATGCAGGACCGTGCGCGTGACAACAGCAAGGTATCCTGGGCGCTTAACCGTACACCTGTTGAGGTTACAATAGGGGATACGGGAGTCAAGGGTCTTACCGTGCTCAATAACGAGACAGGACTTCAGGAGCTGGTGGAAGCGGATGGTGTATTTGTGGCGATCGGCCACACGCCGAACACAGCCTTCTTAGGCGGACAAATTACCACCGATGCCAACGGCTATATCGTCGTTAATCCGGGAACCACGGAGACGAATATTCCCGGCGTATTCGCTTGTGGCGATGTGCAGGATACCCGTTACCGCCAGGCGATTTCGGCTGCGGGAACCGGCTGTATGGCGGCAATGGATGCCGAGAAGTTCCTGGAGGGCACCATGGTGCATGACTGGAGCGAGTCGCTGGATAAATAA
- a CDS encoding class I SAM-dependent methyltransferase, which translates to MENKDWHKESERFNEAAAIYDLYRPSYPAALIDQIIEAATLTAGSDILEIGAGSGKASELFLDRGYRLLCIEPGPQLAELGRQKHKEKRVRFDVVRFEHWDGPECDFDLIFSAQAFHWVPQPEGYNKCGHLLKAGGKLALFWNFYQQGDSGLEQEIAAVCAEYEVFWFNTIDEIERRVEMTAAELGDSGVFKAPEIYCYPWSSRDNAESFINFLRTSNGFIGLPEVKQQELGSRLHALISSNGGVLQRNYICTLFIAEALGTSPL; encoded by the coding sequence GTGGAGAACAAGGACTGGCATAAGGAAAGTGAACGGTTCAATGAAGCAGCTGCAATATATGATTTGTACCGCCCCAGCTATCCTGCCGCATTGATTGACCAGATTATAGAAGCTGCCACGCTGACTGCCGGGTCGGACATCCTGGAGATCGGTGCAGGGAGCGGGAAGGCCTCCGAGCTGTTCCTGGACCGCGGATACAGGCTGCTCTGCATTGAGCCGGGGCCGCAGCTCGCTGAGCTGGGAAGGCAGAAGCACAAGGAGAAGCGGGTACGGTTTGATGTTGTGAGATTTGAGCACTGGGACGGTCCGGAGTGTGATTTCGATCTGATTTTTTCCGCTCAGGCCTTTCATTGGGTGCCGCAGCCGGAAGGTTATAATAAATGCGGGCATTTGCTGAAAGCGGGCGGCAAGCTGGCGCTTTTCTGGAACTTTTATCAGCAGGGGGACAGCGGGCTTGAGCAGGAAATCGCTGCAGTCTGCGCAGAATATGAGGTCTTCTGGTTTAATACCATAGACGAAATAGAGCGGCGGGTAGAGATGACTGCGGCAGAGCTTGGCGACAGCGGAGTATTCAAAGCGCCGGAGATTTACTGCTATCCCTGGAGCAGCCGCGATAATGCGGAGAGCTTCATTAATTTTCTCCGGACCAGCAACGGATTCATCGGGCTTCCGGAAGTGAAGCAGCAGGAGCTGGGCTCCAGGTTGCATGCACTAATCAGCTCAAATGGCGGTGTGCTGCAAAGGAATTATATATGCACGCTGTTTATAGCGGAAGCCCTCGGCACATCCCCTTTATAA